The DNA region TGGTCGTGCTGGACTTCCTCGGCTGGGGAACCGAAGGGCCGTGGGCGGCACGCGGCGGCTTCGACCAACTGGCCTCCGCCGCCACGGGTTTGGCAGCCGAGGAGGGCTCGTTCGACGCTCCCCGGCTGCCCCCGACCTACCTGCTGAACGACTACCTAGCCGCAGTGCTCGGGGCCGCGGGCGCGCTGGAAGCGCTGCGCCGCCGGGCCCGGGAGGGCGGCAGCTACCGGGTGCACGTCGACCTGGCGAAGGTCTGCATGTGGGTGCAGGACCTCGGGCTGCTCCAGCGCGCGGGCGTGGTCGAGCTGCCCGCCCCCGACCCGGCGCACGACAAGGCCGAACTGGTCACCGTGCGGGGACCGTTCGGAGAAGTGTGCTACCTGCCGACCCAGGTGCGCTACTCCACGCTGGCACCGCGCCTGTCCCGCACCGCCGAGCCGCTGGGCGCATCGGAGCTCATCTGGTGACCACAGTCCGGCGCGTTGGCGTCCCCCGCGGGTGCACCGTTGCGGGGCCCTCGATCTCGGGGCGGTGGCGCTCCATCAGCTCCAGCAGGGTGGCGACGGCCGGATCGGCGTTCGGACGGCTCAGCGCCGCGACCGTGGTCACCAACCGGTCGCCGCCCTCGATCGCGACGAAGCGGATCATCGGGTGACCGAGCGCCGCGACCCGCTCCGGGACGAAGCAGACGCACACCCCGGCCGCGGTGTAGCCGAGCATACTGGTCAGGTCCTCGGCCTGGGCACGGGTGCGCAACTCGAAACCGGCCTTGCGACAGGCGTCCTCGATCAGCGCACCGATCCGGGGCATGGCCGGCTGCGCGGCGGTCACGAACTCCTCGTCCCGCAGCCGGGCAAGCGGAACCGAACCGGCCCCGGCGAGTGGATGGTCGCACGGGACGGCCAGCACGGTGCTCTCCTCGGCCGCCTCCCGCACCTCCAGACCCGCCAGGTCGGAGACCGGCAGCCGGACCAGCGCCAGGTCCGCCACCCCTTGCCGGACCTGCTCGCACAGCTCGGCGGACGACCGCTGACGGACATCCAACCGCACGCCCGGCAACTCCCGGGCGGCCACCGCGAGCAACCGGGGCAGGTGCCAGTACCCCAGGCTGCTCACGTAGCCGAGCCGAACCGTGCCCTCGACGCCCTTGGATATCCGACGGACC from Kitasatospora cathayae includes:
- a CDS encoding LysR family transcriptional regulator; the encoded protein is MELTPRLLEQFVVLAEEQHFGHAARRLSMSQPPLSQAIQRLERGLGVLLLERTSRGVRLTVAGAAFAADAKRVLEAQEAAVARVRRISKGVEGTVRLGYVSSLGYWHLPRLLAVAARELPGVRLDVRQRSSAELCEQVRQGVADLALVRLPVSDLAGLEVREAAEESTVLAVPCDHPLAGAGSVPLARLRDEEFVTAAQPAMPRIGALIEDACRKAGFELRTRAQAEDLTSMLGYTAAGVCVCFVPERVAALGHPMIRFVAIEGGDRLVTTVAALSRPNADPAVATLLELMERHRPEIEGPATVHPRGTPTRRTVVTR